Within Topomyia yanbarensis strain Yona2022 chromosome 2, ASM3024719v1, whole genome shotgun sequence, the genomic segment GTAAGATTTTTTTGCTTCCCTTTGCTTCTTACGCACACAAACAAAACGAAACGTCAAATCAATCAGCTAACTGTATCGTGTTGTTTATAGTTGATCGCGTGGTGATTTAACAAAATTAAGAtcaaattcaacaaaattctcgtttcgttttttatatatttatatattcaaATATGGAGAATATGCAGATAGAAGTTTCTCCGCGAACTGTTCTACGGATTCAGCGTGGTAAGTTTGtgattattgtttttttatgGTGTTGGATGTAGAAATTCTAGTCCGGATCAGGCGATGAAGGTTTGTTTACTTCTAGGGCGATTTTGACACCAAAGTCTTTTCCTGTCTTTTTATTGGACTTTGCCAAACAACAACTGGCTAACACCGTGAAAACAACGGCTTTTTGCTTGATGTGTACCGAGGTAGTGCCGTGGTTTTGCATATTagagcagaagtgcagaaaacgaaatgttccattgacacttctgctcgaAAGTGTAAAACCACCCAGTTCATCCCATTCCGGAACAGGTTCGGAAATCTGAATGcagtcagtatggattctaaCTCAAATGcagcaaccgattccgactcaaccggtttcggaatcagttgcatttgagctggaatccatactgactccattcaggattctgaATCTGAAGGCAGTACACACCACTACTTCGGTACAATGCCATCGGAAGCGAAAAATGGTCGTTATATTAATTTGCTTTTGTCTGTCATTGTTTTAGATCCTTCCGTGCTCCAACATTTATTGGAACAATCTAATTTGATGTGTGTCAATCAAGATCCGTCGGAAATAACTACGCAGGAAACAGAGGTAGCTTCGCCGATTATTTTCCAGGAAACAATTGCTAACGTAGGCGGATCATCAGATTCGTTGATCGAATACGATGCATACGAAGGAACGTCCCAAAGGAACGGTAAGTAATTTTACCATTATTTAAATTGACCCTACTTGCGCTGGTGACATCAGCGGAAAAAAGacttacttttaattttttttattcgaccaAAATATAAACTTCGCTTGCATACTCAAAATCGTTTATCTTGATCTAGTGGCAGAAAAACCAACATGGGATGAAGCTGCTGTGAAGCTTCTAATCTCCTCGGTCGAAGAAATTCGCCCATCGGTCGGTAAAGCAAATAAATATAAGACTAAGcaaaagatgtggcaggaaatACAAGAGAGGCTGCAAAGTTACGGCTACGGTTTCACCACTAAACAAATttccaataaatttttaaagctGGAGCAATCATATAAGCAAACAAAAgaccataactcaaaaactgGACGAGATCGTCGGTCCTGTCCTTATGAGAAGTATACAAACAgtttattatatatatatatatatatatatatatatatatatatatatatatatatatatatatatatatatatatatatatatatatatatatatatatatatatatatatatatatatatatatatatatatatatatatatatatatatatgtgtgtgtgtgtgtgtgtgtgatttTAATTGTTTTCGTTGCAGGGAGCTAGATGGTATGCTAAAAAATACAGCTGCTGTTAACGCCTTTCACACAGTTGACGCCTCTGGTACAATAAACATGGAGAATTTGGATCCCGAATGCAGCAATGACAAGCCaggtataatttttatttatgtcGAAATGAAAAAGTT encodes:
- the LOC131678254 gene encoding uncharacterized protein LOC131678254, translating into MENMQIEVSPRTVLRIQRDPSVLQHLLEQSNLMCVNQDPSEITTQETEVASPIIFQETIANVGGSSDSLIEYDAYEGTSQRNVAEKPTWDEAAVKLLISSVEEIRPSVGKANKYKTKQKMWQEIQERLQSYGYGFTTKQISNKFLKLEQSYKQTKDHNSKTGRDRRSCPYEKELDGMLKNTAAVNAFHTVDASGTINMENLDPECSNDKPGTSRNTNEDLDTQKERSRRNRKDDIVNELRHIRESNEAFQDKVLEIIENAEQQKINAMEARNALFEKFINKL